In Eschrichtius robustus isolate mEscRob2 chromosome 11, mEscRob2.pri, whole genome shotgun sequence, the following proteins share a genomic window:
- the C11H11orf86 gene encoding uncharacterized protein C11orf86 homolog yields the protein MGTGLRSQSLRGPRPSYSKLQEPWGRPLAGRLRRALSLRQEREKSRSSDGGPERLDAPGQEQLPGSLGDTEQLIQAQQEGSQRWLRQYQQKIRRRWESFVTSFPNVTLSQSASPQPSLGTTS from the exons atgggGACAGGGCTACGCAGCCAGTCCTTGCGAGGACCACGGCCCTCCTATAGCAAGCTCCAGGAGCCCTGGGGGAGGCCCCTGGCAGGCCGACTGCGCCGGGCGCTGAGCCTCAGACAGGAGCGTGAGAAGTCCAGGTCCTCAGACGGAGGCCCAGAAAGGCTGGACGCCCCCGGGCAGGAGCAACTGCCAGGGAGCCTGGGGGACACAGAGCAGCTGATCCAAGctcagcaagaaggcagccagcGGTGGCTGAGGCAGTATCAACAG AAGATAAGGAGAAGGTGGGAGAGCTTTGTCACCAGCTTCCCCAACGTGACCCTGAGCCAGTCGGCCTCCCCACAGCCCTCGCTGGGCACCACCAGCTAA